One Thalassotalea hakodatensis DNA segment encodes these proteins:
- the flgB gene encoding flagellar basal body rod protein FlgB → MAISFEKAFGIHPDSLRVRSQNAEVIAGNIANADTPGYKAQGMDFKTALAQAANRQQSGMSRTHEKHFDVRGQLNNNVDFRVPNQPDTGDGNTVNVQMERNLYLDNSMHYQASLQFMNSKISGLKKALGGGN, encoded by the coding sequence ATGGCCATTAGTTTCGAAAAAGCATTTGGTATTCACCCCGACAGTTTACGTGTGCGTTCACAAAATGCAGAAGTAATCGCGGGAAACATCGCTAATGCCGATACCCCAGGATATAAAGCACAAGGTATGGACTTTAAGACGGCACTTGCCCAAGCGGCAAACCGGCAACAAAGCGGCATGTCTCGTACCCATGAAAAACACTTTGATGTTCGTGGTCAGCTTAATAATAATGTGGATTTTCGTGTTCCAAATCAACCAGATACCGGTGATGGTAATACGGTAAATGTACAAATGGAACGAAACTTGTATCTAGATAATTCCATGCACTATCAAGCGAGTCTGCAATTTATGAATAGTAAGATAAGTGGATTGAAAAAAGCGCTAGGCGGAGGTAATTAA
- the flgC gene encoding flagellar basal body rod protein FlgC: MSLFNVFDISATGMSAQSVRLNTTASNIANADSVSSSIDQTYRARHPVFAAEMQKAAAAAGQSEAVGVKVMGIVESNKPLNIEHAPDHPMADENGYIYKPNVNVIEEMTNMISASRSYQTNIQLAESAKNMLNKTIMLGQR, encoded by the coding sequence ATGAGTTTATTTAATGTGTTCGACATCTCTGCCACAGGCATGAGCGCTCAATCAGTGCGATTAAATACTACGGCAAGTAATATTGCCAATGCTGATAGTGTTAGTAGCAGCATTGATCAAACTTATCGTGCACGTCATCCAGTTTTTGCCGCCGAGATGCAAAAAGCTGCCGCTGCTGCGGGTCAGTCTGAAGCAGTCGGTGTCAAGGTGATGGGTATAGTGGAAAGTAATAAACCGTTGAATATTGAACATGCACCTGATCATCCGATGGCGGATGAGAACGGCTATATATATAAGCCTAATGTGAATGTAATTGAGGAAATGACCAATATGATCTCTGCGTCACGTTCTTATCAAACCAATATTCAATTAGCAGAATCAGCTAAGAATATGTTGAACAAAACGATAATGTTAGGTCAACGATAA
- a CDS encoding flagellar hook assembly protein FlgD, whose translation MDSVTGGSPLEYMRWQQEDYKKSDENDNGMLTQEDFFALLTKELSHQDPTKPVENNEMISQMTAFSTTDGVQKLNEKFTDFASSMSSSQALQASSLVGRSVLVDDNIFGKAEGEEVRGKLVTDLPASNVNIYVENTAGEIIQTVPVGNVDAGEFSFTWNGENSIGEQAPTGAYRFRIAGLVDGEASELQAMTYRKVDSVTLAGSGGNIVLNLNGGSTMKLIDVVEVSES comes from the coding sequence ATGGATTCAGTAACCGGCGGTAGCCCATTAGAATATATGCGTTGGCAACAGGAAGATTACAAAAAGTCTGACGAAAATGATAATGGTATGCTTACCCAAGAAGATTTCTTTGCGTTATTAACAAAAGAACTTTCTCATCAAGATCCAACAAAGCCTGTGGAAAATAATGAGATGATTTCTCAGATGACCGCATTTTCGACTACGGATGGCGTACAAAAACTGAATGAAAAGTTTACTGACTTTGCATCTTCTATGTCGTCTAGTCAAGCATTACAGGCATCATCACTTGTTGGTCGAAGCGTACTGGTTGATGACAATATTTTTGGCAAAGCCGAAGGTGAAGAAGTAAGAGGTAAGTTAGTGACTGATTTGCCCGCTAGTAATGTCAATATCTATGTAGAAAACACCGCAGGTGAAATTATTCAAACAGTGCCCGTTGGTAATGTTGATGCGGGTGAATTTTCGTTTACATGGAATGGTGAAAACTCCATAGGTGAGCAAGCTCCTACAGGAGCTTACCGATTTAGAATTGCAGGGCTAGTTGATGGCGAAGCCAGCGAATTACAAGCCATGACGTATCGTAAAGTAGACAGTGTCACGTTAGCAGGATCAGGTGGCAATATTGTTCTGAACTTAAATGGTGGTAGCACCATGAAACTCATAGATGTTGTTGAAGTATCAGAAAGTTAA
- the flgE gene encoding flagellar hook protein FlgE, which translates to MSFNIALSGLNAAQKDLDVTSNNIANVNTVGFKESRAEFVDVYASSLLAAGKTKVGDGVLTSDVAQQFSQGSIQFTNNALDLAITGNGFFATVPELGSLETSYTRAGQFKLNDSNFVVNSQGQHLLGFPVNADGSSASVSLSTASPIRIPTSSGAPTQTSEVDIRMNLPAGDAIITGAPGNFDHTDPLTYNHSTSVTVFDSLGDSHVMTYYFVKSAANTWDVFTGVDGTLVPIEDPAGGSTNPVGGTVSGPLAPGGITGAQLTFTNSGDFDSMIPTPAEGGIVSLPLGAGILANGADATQTIAIDFNLDPGGPNANEPTQFASNFEVTALEQDGLAVGRLTGIDIDTDGLIRATYSNGTSEPLSRIALVNFANEQGLTQIGNSSWKESISSGEALAGEAGTGTFGTVQSSALEQSNVNLTTELIDLISAQRNFQANSRSLEVDNQLNQTILQIR; encoded by the coding sequence ATGTCTTTTAATATCGCACTAAGTGGTTTAAATGCCGCACAAAAAGATTTAGATGTTACATCTAATAACATCGCAAACGTTAACACCGTTGGCTTTAAAGAATCGCGAGCTGAGTTTGTTGATGTGTATGCATCGTCATTATTAGCGGCGGGTAAAACCAAAGTGGGTGATGGGGTATTAACCTCTGATGTTGCTCAACAGTTTTCTCAAGGCAGTATTCAATTTACCAATAACGCTTTAGATTTAGCCATTACGGGTAATGGCTTTTTTGCCACAGTCCCAGAACTTGGTAGCTTAGAAACCTCATACACCCGAGCGGGCCAGTTTAAATTAAACGACAGTAACTTTGTGGTGAACTCACAAGGTCAACATCTACTAGGTTTCCCCGTTAATGCTGACGGCTCTTCGGCGTCAGTGAGTTTAAGTACTGCTTCTCCTATTCGTATTCCAACTTCATCTGGTGCGCCAACACAAACCAGTGAAGTGGATATTCGCATGAATTTACCTGCTGGGGATGCCATTATCACCGGTGCACCGGGTAACTTTGATCATACCGACCCATTAACTTATAACCACTCTACGTCTGTGACAGTGTTTGACTCCTTAGGTGATAGTCATGTAATGACCTATTATTTTGTCAAATCTGCGGCAAATACCTGGGATGTATTTACAGGGGTCGATGGTACATTAGTACCGATTGAAGATCCTGCTGGTGGTAGTACTAACCCTGTTGGTGGTACCGTTTCTGGCCCGTTGGCACCAGGTGGTATTACTGGTGCTCAGTTAACCTTTACCAATTCTGGTGATTTTGATTCTATGATACCAACACCTGCAGAAGGCGGCATTGTTTCGCTTCCTTTAGGTGCGGGTATATTAGCTAATGGTGCCGATGCGACCCAAACCATTGCTATTGACTTTAATTTAGATCCGGGTGGCCCTAATGCCAATGAGCCGACTCAGTTTGCCTCTAATTTTGAAGTGACGGCGCTAGAACAAGATGGGTTAGCCGTTGGTCGATTAACGGGTATTGATATTGATACCGACGGGTTAATTCGCGCAACATACAGTAATGGCACCTCAGAGCCATTATCTCGCATAGCGCTGGTTAACTTTGCTAATGAACAAGGCTTAACCCAAATAGGTAACTCATCGTGGAAAGAAAGTATTAGCTCAGGTGAGGCGTTAGCGGGTGAAGCGGGTACAGGGACTTTTGGTACCGTGCAATCGTCAGCACTTGAACAATCGAACGTGAACTTAACCACTGAGCTGATTGATTTAATCTCAGCGCAGCGTAACTTCCAAGCTAACTCGCGTTCACTGGAAGTAGATAACCAATTAAACCAGACGATTTTACAAATCAGATAA
- the flgF gene encoding flagellar basal-body rod protein FlgF, with the protein MDKMLYIAMSGAKQNMNALAINANNLANAKTTGFKADLAQARSMQAFGEGLPTRVFSMTEKASQNFDSGALQTTGRDLDIAVQGPGMIAVQAKDGLEAYTRDGHLTITEEGYLQTPNGDLVMGDTGPVFLPLPVNNIKISKDGTIMVQPAGAPASIQEEVGRIKLVNPDVRDLTRGNDGLFRVNAQAEPNNIAQNNVLDADVNVVIQNGMLESSNVNPVSEMTEMIALQRQFEMQLKLMKTAEEIDSASASLLRAF; encoded by the coding sequence ATGGATAAAATGCTTTATATCGCCATGAGTGGTGCCAAGCAAAACATGAATGCGTTAGCCATTAACGCTAATAACCTTGCGAATGCTAAGACAACCGGCTTTAAAGCCGATCTTGCGCAAGCACGTTCAATGCAAGCATTTGGTGAAGGTTTGCCTACGCGTGTATTTTCCATGACTGAAAAAGCTAGCCAAAACTTTGACAGTGGTGCGTTACAAACCACTGGTCGTGATTTAGATATTGCCGTTCAAGGCCCTGGCATGATTGCCGTACAAGCTAAAGACGGCCTAGAAGCCTATACGCGTGACGGTCACTTAACCATTACTGAAGAAGGCTATTTACAAACACCTAATGGTGATTTGGTAATGGGAGATACTGGACCAGTATTTTTACCTTTGCCTGTGAATAACATCAAAATATCGAAAGATGGCACAATTATGGTTCAGCCCGCCGGCGCGCCAGCTTCAATACAGGAAGAAGTGGGACGTATTAAGTTAGTTAACCCCGATGTTAGAGATTTAACGCGAGGTAATGACGGGTTGTTTCGAGTAAACGCACAAGCAGAACCTAATAATATTGCGCAAAACAACGTATTAGATGCAGATGTTAACGTGGTGATTCAAAACGGTATGCTTGAATCTAGTAATGTAAACCCTGTCTCAGAAATGACAGAAATGATTGCTTTGCAACGTCAATTTGAAATGCAATTAAAACTTATGAAAACCGCTGAAGAAATTGATTCAGCGAGCGCATCATTATTGCGTGCTTTCTAA
- the flgG gene encoding flagellar basal-body rod protein FlgG: protein MNPALWISKTGLDAQTKEIAVISNNLANASTVGFKKSRAVFEDLLYQTINQPGGRSAQDTEMPSGLMLGAGTKVVATQKIHTQGDMITTDNSLDLMVQGEGFFQILMPDGSLSYTRNGQFTMDEEGNVVTPGAGYLMQPQITIPPDAQSIIVSQDGEVSATLQGQAEPAVIGQINTVNFVNPTGLEPIGQNLFVETAVSGAPQEGVPGLEGFGMLVQGALETSNVNTTEELVNLIESQRVYEMNSKVISAVDQMLSYINQQL, encoded by the coding sequence ATGAACCCAGCATTGTGGATCAGTAAAACAGGCTTAGACGCGCAAACAAAAGAAATTGCCGTTATATCAAATAACTTGGCAAATGCGAGCACGGTAGGCTTTAAGAAAAGTCGAGCGGTGTTTGAAGATTTGCTCTACCAAACAATTAATCAACCAGGTGGCCGTTCAGCACAAGATACTGAAATGCCATCAGGCTTGATGTTAGGTGCAGGTACTAAAGTGGTTGCCACCCAAAAAATACATACACAAGGGGATATGATCACCACAGACAATTCTCTTGATTTGATGGTACAAGGGGAAGGTTTTTTTCAAATATTAATGCCTGATGGTAGTTTGTCTTATACACGAAATGGACAATTTACGATGGATGAAGAAGGTAATGTTGTTACCCCTGGCGCTGGCTATTTAATGCAGCCACAAATTACCATTCCACCAGATGCGCAATCAATTATTGTGTCTCAAGATGGTGAAGTATCAGCCACATTACAAGGGCAAGCAGAGCCAGCCGTAATAGGTCAAATTAATACGGTTAACTTTGTTAACCCGACGGGTTTAGAGCCTATTGGTCAAAACCTATTTGTTGAAACAGCCGTTAGTGGTGCGCCTCAAGAAGGTGTTCCCGGTTTAGAAGGCTTTGGCATGTTGGTACAAGGCGCATTAGAAACCTCAAACGTTAATACCACCGAAGAGCTAGTTAACTTGATTGAAAGCCAACGGGTTTATGAAATGAACTCAAAAGTCATTTCAGCCGTTGATCAAATGCTTAGCTATATCAATCAGCAGTTATAA
- the flgH gene encoding flagellar basal body L-ring protein FlgH, whose protein sequence is MKKLIMILVTWMTLTGCASVEQAKVLPNDPDFAPIQPEIQEQPVVPTGSLFRTNYVNNIYSDSKAHRVGDIISVILNENTQAQKNAKTELKKENSNTLNPIVGLGGAPLTFNGDSVQFGLDQDSDFKGDSKANQSNSLSGNISVHVLRVLPNGNLMIRGEKWLTLNKGDEYIRLTGVIRPQDITSANTIISSKVANARIQYSGTGTFAEVQEQGWLSKFFNSSWWPL, encoded by the coding sequence ATGAAAAAGTTAATTATGATACTCGTTACATGGATGACGTTGACGGGCTGTGCCAGTGTAGAGCAAGCAAAAGTCTTACCTAATGATCCAGATTTTGCGCCCATTCAGCCTGAAATTCAGGAACAGCCTGTTGTACCTACGGGCTCTTTATTTCGTACCAATTATGTCAATAATATCTATTCAGATTCTAAAGCACACCGTGTTGGCGACATAATTTCTGTGATTTTAAACGAAAATACGCAAGCGCAAAAAAATGCCAAAACAGAATTAAAGAAAGAAAACAGTAATACGTTAAATCCTATTGTCGGTTTAGGCGGTGCGCCGCTGACTTTTAACGGTGATTCTGTGCAATTCGGTTTAGATCAAGATTCTGACTTCAAAGGGGATTCTAAAGCCAACCAAAGTAATAGTTTAAGCGGTAATATTTCAGTTCACGTTTTACGAGTTTTGCCCAATGGCAATTTAATGATTCGCGGCGAAAAGTGGTTAACGCTCAATAAGGGGGATGAATATATTCGCTTAACAGGTGTTATTCGCCCACAAGATATAACCTCTGCTAATACCATTATTTCCTCAAAAGTAGCAAATGCACGTATTCAATATTCGGGTACTGGTACCTTTGCTGAAGTACAAGAACAAGGGTGGTTGAGTAAATTCTTTAACAGCTCTTGGTGGCCATTATAA